The Campylobacter concisus DNA window CGATATAGATAAAGCCCTCTTCATCAACTTTTCCAAGATCTCCGGTCTTTAACCAGCCGTTTATTATGGTCTCATCAGTGATGCTTGGCATACCATAGTAGCCTTGCATGACGCAGTCGCCCTTTACAATGATCTCGCCGATCTGACCAACTGGAAGCTCCATCATCTCATCATTTACGATCTTTACCTCATAGCCATCAAGTACAGGCCCTATACTTAAAAGCTTTTGTTTATCATATAAATTTGCAGCTACGACTGGCGAGCATTCGCTAAGGCCATATCCCTCGACAAGTGTTGCGCGTGGAAATTTAACTCTAAAGTCATCTATAGTCTGCTTTGCAAGCGGAGCTGCACCACTTACAAATAATCTAATGCGGTTAAACCATCTAAAATACCAAGGAATTTTTGCCTTACCGATAGCTGTATAGATGGCTGGAATTCCTAAAAATACAGTTACACGCTTTAGCAAGGTTTGCTTTAATACATTTGAAAATGGAAATACTGATTTTACAAGTACCATAGAGGCACTCGCAAATATCGGAAGCAACACCATTGCAGTTAGCGTAAAACTATGAAACATCGGTAAAAAGACTATGAAACGATCGCTTTTTTTCACTATAAAACGATCATGAGCTCCAATTAAATTTGAAAAGATATTTTTATAGCTTATCATCGCACCTTTTGGCTTGCCAGTAGTACCTGAAGTGTAAATTATATGCATTAAATCATCTATTGCCGGATACTTTGTGATACTAAGAGCGTATTTATGATTTAGAGTTTCTGTAAAATTTATGTTTTTAACGAGCCCATTATTTTCATAGCCCTTGCTCATATCCTCTTTTGAAATTTGAGGTGTTGAAGTAAGATACGCGCTCTCGCCATACTCTTCATCAGTGTCTATATATTCATCTTTTGAGGCACTTTGAAGTTTCTTTGGTATTGCTCCGATCCAGATTATCTTTCTTAAAATTTCAAGCTCATTTAATGCGATTAACTCTTTTGCAAGCGAGCTAGACGCAAAAAGCACCTTTGCGCCGCAATCATTTATGATATATTCAAACTCGTTTGCTTTTAAAAAAGTATTCATAGGCACTGCGATACCGCCTATTGCAGTTATCGCAAGGTATGAGATGATAAATTCTTTCGAGTTTGTAACCGCCATAGCTACTTTATCGCCAAATTTTACTCCAGCAAGTTGCAAATAAGCTGCCACTTTATCGACATTTTGCTTTAATTCGCGATATTTTAGCTTCTCTTTTTCTTCAAAAAGAACTACTTGATTTGGATTTTCCTTTGCTACTTTGGTTAAAATTTCATAAAAATTATTATAAGAGTATCGCATTATTGACCCTAACTAAAATGTATATTTAAAAGTCGTACCAAGGATTTGGATCGTACCAGTATCAAATTCCCCTGACATTTTTGTAGCAATACTGTTGGTAATACCTGTCGCACGCTTCTTATCACGGTGTTGATAAACATATCCAAGTGCCATTTCAAGATTTGGTGTAAATTTATAATTTACTCCAAAAGAATATACCTTAGACGTAGTATTTGGAAGCTCTAAGCCAGTATGCTTACTACTTGTAATGTCTTCATCATAAGCAAAGCCAGCCATTAGTCTAAATTTTTCATTTACGTCGTAGGCAAGACCTAGTCTATATGTATTAGTATCTTTTGCATTTTTTATGACTGGATCGTCCATGAATCTTGCAAAAGCTGGATGCGAGTGAGCTGGACCTTTATCCATGTATTCAAAGTCATAGCCTTTAAATTTAGACCAATACGTCCTCTCAAAAGCTAGTAAAAGAGTAAAGTCGCTAAATTTATATCCAGTTGCAAGTACAAGCTGTGCAGGAAGTGGGATCTCAACTTTTGTTTTGCCATGATAGCTTATAGGAGATAGCGCTCCGTTAAAATCAGCATCTGTATGGCCTTTGATATCTAAATTTACATTTGAGCGGTAAGTAACAGCAAAGCTCAAATCCTCAATAGGTCTATAAGTAAGCGCAACATTGTAGCCATAGCCCATACCATCGCCTTTTATCTCTCTGTAGCCTATTCGTCCGAAGTCACTTGCTATCTTACCTTTGGTGTAAACACCTCTAGCACCAAGAGCAACGGCAAGTTTATCATTTATGCGGTAAGCCACAGTTGGATTTAACTCAACAACTTGCAGCTTAAACCTTTTAGCGGTAAATGCGGTAGCTGGATCCTCCCACGATACACCAACAGCAGCAGGAACGGCAAGAGCTAAACCGAATTTCCAGTTTTCATAAATTTCTGGCGTTACAAAACTAAATGTACCAGCTAGTGAGTCAAATTTTTCTGACTTGTAGCTTTTGCCACTATCACTTTTAAACTCGAGCTTATTTATATGAAACCAGCCAAGGGTACTTTCTATGTGATGGCGTCCATCTAAAAACATCATATTTGCAGGGTTAAAATATGCCGCATCAGCCCCAAAACTAAAGGCTACGTTACTAGCAGCAAGACCTAAAGAATCAGCACTTTGCTCAGGAACTTTATAACCTCCAGCATTTAGCAAAGTAGATGTTGCAATAATGCTTAATAGCACTTTTTTCATAGTTTTTCCTTTTCGAAATTTCTTAAAATTTTTATCTCGTCTTCCCAAATACTCTCGTCAATCGTCTCTAATATTAAAGGAATTTCGCCTATTTTATCATCATTTATTATATTTTTAAAAGCACTAAATCCAAGCTCACCCTTGCCAAGGCTCTCGTGCCTATCTTTTTTCGAGCCAAGTCCAAATTTTGCATCATTTAAATGCATGCCAGATAAAAATTTATAGCCAATGATCGCATCAAATTCCCCCATAGTTTTGGCGTAGGCCTCTTTACTTCTTAGATCATATCCAGCAGCAAATGCGTGACAGGTATCAAAGCAAACACCAACCCTACTCTCATCGTCTACTCGCTCTATCAAATAAGCAATCTGCTTAAAACTAAAGCCTAAATTTGAGCCTTGTGCAGCTGTATTTTCGATGACTAGCTTTACACCGCTTGTGCGTTTAAGTGCCACATTCATGCAGTTTGCGATATTATCTAAGCACTCTTTTTCACTTATTTGTTTTAGATGTGAGCCTGGATGAAAATTTAAAAGCTCTAGCCCAAGCTTACTGGCGCGATCTATCTCATCCACAAAGACTTCAAGCGACTTTGCTCTTGCCTCCTCATCTGGATGGCCTAAATTTATCAAGTAACTACTGTGTGGCAAAACATGCTTTGTGCTTATGCCAGAAATTTTTAGATTTTCTTTAAACTGCTCTATTTCACTAGCACTTAGCTCTTTTGCATTCCACTGGCGTTGATTTTTTGTAAAAAGAGCAAAGGCATTTGCTCCTATTTTTGCAGCATTTAACGGAGCGTTAAACACGCCTCCAGCCGCACTTACGTGAGCTCCGATGTATCTCATTTTAACTCTTTTATTATCACTCTTATTTTATTTTTGCTATCTATAAATTTGACGTAGTTGTCGCAAACCTCGTATTTTATAAAATATGAACTTAGATCTTGGCTAAAACCACACTCCGTATTTATCAAGCCTTTGCCATCATAAATCTTTTCTCTTTGCAAAATTTCTTCAAAAAGGCTCTCATAGTGCGAAGCTAGAAAAAATTTCTCATTAAACTCAGTCTTGTTAAAACAAGCATTATTTATGCAAATTTTATCTCTTATGCTTATGTTTGCGGTGTTTACGCCAGAACTATAAATTTGCAAATTTAGCTCATTTTTATATTTGTGGAAAAATCCAACGTCATTTATCTTTATCATTGGTGAAAATAAAGTAACTTGAAAAGCTTGTGAATTTTGCGGCGTTTTGGTAGCCACGCAGCCTGTAAAAATAAAAACAGACAACAAAGTAAATAAAAAATTTTTCAAAAATTTTTCCTTATTAATCTAAAATTAAGTATAAAAGAAATATAATCCCAATTTCATAACCGACATGTGGCCCATTCGTCTAGCGGTTAGGACATCGCCCTTTCACGGCGGTAACACGAGTTCGAGTCTCGTATGGGTCACCACTTCTAAAAATCAAAATCTTATCCATATAAGCTTTAAAATATAGTTAATCTTAAATATTATTTTTAATTATTATTTTAAATTTTTATTGAACTGTGCCGCTTTCAATTAAATGCGTTATTAAAATTTTAAAACCTAGAAAAATTAATATCGCTCCTCCCAAAAAGAGCGCCTTTTTCTTTAAAATTTCACCCATAAATTTACCTATATAAAAAGCAATCAAACTTAATGCAAAGCAGACTACACCGATGATGAGCGCACTCTCAAATACATTAACCGCTTCAAAACTAAGCGTGACACCAATGGCAAGTGCGTCTATGCTCGTGGCAAATGCGCCTATAAAAATGGTCTTAAGATCCATGCCCAATGACTCGCCCGCTTCGCTACTACAGGCCTCTTTTAGCATTTTAAAGCCAAGAAAACAGAGTATAAAAAATGCGATGAAGTGATCGATAGAGCTTATAAATTTAGCAAAGCTAATACCCAGGAAATAGCCAAGAAGCGGCATGAGAAACTGAAAAAAGCCAAGCATAAAAGCTATAAATAAAATTTTGCTAAGAACCAAATTTTTATACCTTGCACCATTTGCCATATTTAGTGCCGCACTATCCATGCTAAGAGCAAAGCTAAGAAGTAAAAGTTCCATAAATCCCCTTTAAAAAGGCACGAATTGTAATCTAAAAAGATTAAATTTATTTTAAGTGTTTAGATATTTTTTGTATGATTTTGCTTTAAATTTAAAAAAGGAAAGAAAATGAAAAGATCTCTTGTTATTCTTTTTGGTGCGCTTGCTTTAAATTTACAAGCTGCAAGCATGGACGATATGATAAATAAAGGTGTCAAAATCGCCACTCACGCATCAAGCGGCGATTATAAAAGCTTAGTTAGCGAGGCACTAAATGCAGCCGTTAGTGAGCTTTCGAAAGAGGGCTTTACAAACAATGCCACAGCTAAAATCCCACTCCCAAAAAGCCTTGAGATGGCGTCAAATTTAGCCAAAAAAGTAGGTGGCGAAAAGTGGGCGCAGGACCTTAGTAAGTCGATAAACAACGCTGCAACCACGGCCGTGCCGAAGGCTGCTGAAATTTTTAGTGAGAGCATAAAAAATATGAGCGAGGCCGATATCAAAAAGCTCTTTAACGGCGGCAGTGACAGCGTTACGAAGTATTTGCAACAAAGCTCCAGTCAAAAGCTAAAGGCCGCTTTTACGCCGATAATTGAAAAAATGATGAGCGATAATAGCTTTGCGACCGCGTATAATGGTCTAAATTCTTTCATCGGCGGCTCAGCAAAAAACAACGAAACGATAAAATCAGTAAAGAGCCTAGCTAAAAATTTAGGCGCAAGCGAGTATGTGCCATATGACGGTGAGGATCTAAACGCCTACATCACGAGAAAGACGCTAGATGGGCTATTTAACGTCATGAGCGAGAAGGAAAAGGGGCTAAGAAGTGGCTTTAGCCTAGATAGCGGTAAAAAGGTGCTAGACTCGATCTTTAAATGAGAAATTTGACCGCTCAAAACAAAGCTGACATCGCTCTTATCGTAATTGCCGTCGTTTGGGGCGCTACGTTTTTACCCATGGCAAACGCGCTAAAGACAAATGGCGTCTTTGTCATGCTTTTTTGTAGATTTTTTATTTCCGCTATCTTTATGGGACTTATAGCATTTAAATTTTCTAAAATTTTTGATAAAAAAAGTGTAGTTTACGGCACCATTCTTGGCGTAGTTCTCTTTGGCTCATTTGTTGCTCAAACTTACGCTCTAAAGCTTACTTTTAGCTCAAGTGTTGCCTTTATTACAGGGCTTGAGTGTGTGATCGTGCCTTTTATGACAGCACTCATTTTTAAAAATAAAATAACCATTTTTGCTATTTTTGGTGCGCTTATTGCTATTTTTGGGCTTTGGCTCTTAAGTGGCGCTACGCTAGCACTTGGGAGCGGCGAGGCACTTGCCCTACTTTGTGCCATATTTTACGCACTGTACACGAGCTTAAATGGCCACTTTGTAAGAAAATGTGAGCTTTATCTACTCGTATTTGTAGTATTTCTCACCGTCTCTTTACTCTCATTTGTCTTTGCATTTATTGAAGGTAGTGTGGCGCCAAATTACGATAGGGAATTTTTTATAGCAATTTTTATCACTGCATTTATTGGCACCATTTTTTGCTACTTTGTACAAACCATCGCTCAAAGATATACAACAGCCAGCAAAGCAGCTTTATTTTTCTGTCTTGAGCCAGTTTCTGCTGGCTTTATCGGCTATTTTTTCGCTGGTGAAAAGCTCACACTCATACAAATTTTTGGCGCGATCTTAATAATCTTTGGAGTTATTTTTAGCGAATTTGGTAAAAAATTTTTCTCCAGATCAAAACTAGCTTAAAAGACAAAAAGCTTCATCTGCGACTCTATCTTTTCATCTATAAACTCGCCGTCAAATCTCTCTTTTAACATCGCTAAAACCACCTTTTCATCGTAGTTTTTGGCCCCGTTTATCTCAAGGTGCCAGCAGATGTTCTCAGCAGCTTCTTGCACACTTCGTCTAGCGATCCTTGTCTCATTTAAAATTTCACTCTTATAAGCAATACTCTGCTCATTTAGCCATGCTTCAAGTCTATTTACAATATTTTTTTGAGAGAGAGTGCGTCCAAATTTTTCAAAAAATGGCTCAAGCAGATCAGAGCTTCTAGGCTTATCCCAGCCAAGATAGAGCTTTTGCTTGGCACAGTTTTGAAATTTCAAAAAATCCTCGTCGCTCGCAATGGCTGGGCTCATCGTACAAATAGCGATATCAAAGCGCTTTGTGGGCTTAAATTCTCTCCACGAACAAACCTCGCTGGTTAAATTTGTCACGCCAAATCTTTTTGCGTCCTCATTTAAAATTTCTATCATCTTCTCCGAGCTATCAATGCCAGTTATATTTTTTGCAGTTTTTGACAAAAATATCGTCCAAACACCGGTACCACAGCCTATATCAAGAATTTCTTTGCCGCTAAAATCAACTCCCCAAGCTAAGGCTTTAGCAAAAATTTGTTGCTGAATAGCACTTACTTTGCCATCAAACCTTTGGTAGTTTGACGCCTTTTTATCCCATAAATTTTGCATTTTAGCTCCTTATTTTTTGGTTATAATTCTAGCAAAAAAGGCTAGAAATGAAAGATTTTATCTACAAAGTAATAATCCCACCACAAGCCATTGATATGCACGGACACATGAATAATGTCTATTATTTCACTCTTATGCAAGAGGCTGCATTTGCACATTCTGCCGCAGTTGGAGACACGGTCGAGGCGCAGTATAAAAGAGGCGAGATCTGGCTCATTAGAAAAAATGAAGCCAAATATATAAAAAGCGTAAAATTAATGGATGAGATAGAGATTCATACTTACACACAAGCTGAAGGCAAGGCGACTTCGTGTAGATATTTTGAGTTTAAAAAAGATGACGAGCTAATAGCAACTGGCAAGACCGAGTTTGTTTACGTTGATCTAAAAACAAATCGCCCAAAAGCCATTCCAGCTGAGATCATCGCACTTTACTCGTGATCACACTCGTCGCAAACGCCTTTTATCACGGCGCTTTTTATATTTTTAGCGACGTTTAGATGGGGCATATCGATGTTTGTGACTTTATGACAGACATCGCAGATAAAGTACGCTTTTGCCTCATTTGCTAGTTCGTAGTAGCTTTTATGATTATTTTCGGTTTTTATGACAAGGCCCTTTTTTTCAAAAATTTCTATACTTCTATAAAAAGTAGTTTTATTTGCATTAAGGCTTTCTAAAATTTCATCATAGCTTAATGGAGTTTTGGCATTTTGCAAAATTTCAACGAGCTTTATGCGAAAAGTAGTTGCCTTGATACTATGCTCTTCTAAGAAATTTCTTGCATTCATCCTTGCCCTTTTTATTTTTTGTATATTAACGCTAAAAGTTTTAAATTTCATTTAAAAAGCACTATATTTAGGCTTTCGTTCTTTAAGTTGCAACCAAGTTGCAATCTGCTAAACTTCCGCAATATTTTTTCAAACAAAGGAGAGATGGTGAGAAAGATTTTTGTTTTTTTAGCAGTTTGCGCTTTGTCACTTTTTGCAAAGCCAGTTGTTACGACTAGCATATTGCCTACAAAATTTTTTGTTGAGCAGATCGCTGGTGATACACTAAGCGTAAATACAATGGTTGGCAAAGGTGCTGATCCGCACACTTATGAGCCAAAGCCAAAACAGATGAAGGAGCTTGAAAAGAGCGAGCTTTACTTTGCTATTGGTATTGAGTTTGAAGATACTTGGCTAGAGCGTTTTTCAAAATCTTTTAAAAACTTACACATTGTAAAAACACAAGAAGGTATCGAAAAGATAGCTATGAGTGATGAACACGAACATCATGAACACCATGAACATCACGAGCACAAGCACGAGGGCGAGCATAAACATGAACATCACGAGCATCATGACCATGACCACGAAGCTGACGAACATCATCACCATCATCATGATGGCCTTGATCCACACATTTGGCTTGATCCGGTTTTAGTAAAAACTCAAGCTGATAATATAGCTAAGGCGCTAATAGAGAAATTCCCGCAAAATGCAAAGCTTTATGAGGAGAATTTGGCTAAATTTAAAGCTAGCCTTGACGAGCTTGATGGCTTTATCAAAAATACTCTAAAAGATGTTAAAACTCGCGAATTTATCGTATATCACCCATCTTGGGGATATTTTGCAAAACGCTATAACTTAGAGCAAATCGCTATCGAGATAGAGGGCAAAGAGCCAAAGCCAGCTGAGCTAAAAGAGCTCATCGAAGAGGCTAAAGAGCACGGTGTAAAGGTTATTTTCGTGGCTCCGCAGTTTCCAACAAAGGCTGCAAATTTAGTAGCAAAAGAGACTGGCTCAAAGGTCATAAGCATTGATCAGCTCCCAGAAAATTGGCTAGATGAGATGAAAAAAACAGCAGAAATTTTTGCTAAGAGTCTATAAAAAATGTTAGCACGCCTGATTGTTATTTACTTCTTTGCTATAAATGCCTTCGGGTGTGCCCTTTGCTCGCTTTATAGCCCGACCGCTCACGTGAGCGTAAAATTTGACTCAAACGAAAACAATATCACTACAATTGCTTTTTCATGGACATTTTCACAAAATTTCTCAGAGCTTATGAGGCAAAATTTTGACCTAAATCAGGATGAAAAGATAGATGAAAGCGAGATCAAAAAGATCCGCTTAAATTTACTTGATTATCTTGTACCAAGGCACTATTTAACGAATATCGAGTACTTTTACAAAGATGAAAATGCTACAAAGCTTGAGCTAAATTTAAAAAAGTATAAACTCTATTTTGATGAGGGCAGATTAAAATTTGACGTTAGTTTTAAGACAAATTTGCTTATCAAAGATGGCTTTGTGGTGTCTGTCGAAATGGACGATAAAGAGGGATATTTTAATTTTAAATTTACACAAAACAACGCATTTTTGGTATCAGATCAGTTTTGGACGATACCAAATCCAAATGCAAATTTAATATTTTTTACATTTTCAAGTAAGGCTGCAGCCAAAGCTCATAACGAAAAGCCTGCATTAAAAGAGCTTCTAAAAGAGCCAAACTCAGTAAATTTTGAAGATGAAAATTTAAGCCAGATCGATAAGATCGATGAAGCTAAGTTTGATCTTGTTTCAAAAACAAGTCTAAATATGCTTGATAGATTAAAGCAAATTCTAAGAAATTTTGATCAAAAAAGTCCGCTGACTCTGCTATTTTTAGCGCTCATATCATTTGGTTATGGCTTTTTACACGCTGCATCTGCGGGACATGGCAAGGTGCTTACAAGCTCTTATTTTGCCGCGACTGGCGGAAGCTACGCCAAAGCCTTTTTCTTCTCTTTAAAGATCGGATTTTTACATGTTGTGGGTGCGTTTATTTTTGTGCTTGCTAGTTTTATGATGTTGCGTGAGATCAGTAGCGATCTGACAAAAGATACAGCAAGCGTTACGACAGCATTTTCTGGCGTTATTATCTTTTTTGTAGCGATTTTTATGCTTTATAAAAAGGTCAAAATTTATCTTTCAGGCAAAAAAGAGTTAAATAAATTTTATATTTTTAGCTCAAGTTTAAGCCAAAATTTGAGTAAAAATACAAAATTTACTAGCGACTGTGGCTGTAATATCTGTACTACAAAAAAACCAAAAAGCAAAGAAGAATGGCTGGTTGCAGCTGCTGCGGCACTTATTCCTTGTCCTGGTACGATACTTGTCTTTGTGCTAGCAAATGAGCTAGGCAGCTACTTTGCAGGCGTTATAAGTGGCGTATTTATGGCACTTGGCATGAGCGCAGTGATATTTTTAGCGGCTGTTTTTGGAGCCAAGATAAATGAGAGCACAAACATTAAGCTAAAAAAGTTTAAAATCTATGCCGAATTTATGGCTCTTAGCGTTATGCTTTGGCTTGGACTTTTTATTTTTACTACGACATTTACGCAAAAGAGTCTGTTTTGAAAGAAATTATAAAAATTAGAAATTTAAACTTTAGCTACGATAAGCAAGTGGTTTTAGAAGGTATCAATTTAGATTATAGTAGCGATGAGTTTTTAGCTATTATCGGTCCAAATGGTGGTGGCAAAAGTACACTTTTAAAGCTTATCTTAGGGCTGCTTAAGCCTCAAAGTGGCGAGATAAAGCTCTTTGGAAAAGAGCCAAGCGAAGTCAGTAAATTTATAGGCTATGTGCCTCAAAATTTTCTCTCAAATCAAAGCTTTCCGATGATGGTTTTAGAAGTAGTTTTAATGGGGCTAATTGATAAAAAAATTTTTGGTTTTTACTCGCAAGCTGAGAAACAAATGGCTCTTGCAGCCCTTGAGAAAGTTGGCATGAAAGAATTTGCAAGCGCTAGAATTGGTGAGCTAAGCGGTGGTCAAAGACAGCGTGTATATATCGCAAGAGCGCTTTGTGCAAATGCAAAGGTCCTCGTTTTAGACGAGCCGACAGCTAGTATCGATACAAAGGGTCAGGCTGAAATTTATGAAATTTTAAAAAATATAAATGCAAGTGGTGTTGGTGTAGTTTTGGTAAGTCACGATCTAAATATCGTGCTAAATTATGCTACAAAAATCGCCTATGTGAGTAAAAATTTACATATTCATAAAACTCATGAAGATACTGCAAAAAGAGAATTTATAGAGCATTTAGCAAAATCTCATAGCCATTTTTGCGATGTCGAGATCGCACTTGGCGAATGTGAGTGCAAAATCAAAAGTAATGTTTTTAAGCTAAAGAGATAAAATGAGTGAAATTTTAGAGTTAAATTTTATGCAAAATGCCTTTATTGCTGGCATTTTAGTTAGTATCATTTGTGGGCTCATAGGCTCGCTCGTTGTTATAAATAAAATGACTTTTATCGCTGGTGGTATCGCGCACGGAGCATATGGCGGCATAGGACTTGCCTTTTTCTTCTCGCTCGAACCACTTCTTGGAGCTAGTATATTCTCACTCTTTTTAGCCCTTATAATCGCCACTATCACATTAAAAGATAAAACCAACATCGACTCAGTTATTGGTGCTATTTGGGCATTTGGTATGGCTATTGGTATCATTTTTATCGATTTAACTCCGGGATACAATGCCGATCTCATGAGCTATCTTTTTGGCTCTATTTTAGCAGTGAGTGGGCAAGATATAACATTTATGAGTATCTTAGATATCTTATTTTTAGCGCTCATTGCCCTTTTTTATCGTCAATTTGTAGCTATTAGCTTTGACGCAGAGTTTGCAAAGTTGCGCGGCGTAAATACAACATTTTTTCACTATTTATTAGTATGTATGATGGCACTTTGTGTGGTGGCTACGATTCGTGTTGTTGGGCTGATTCTAGTCATCGCTCTTCTTACTATACCGCCATATTTAGCACAAATTTTTGCCAAAAGACTTGGACTGATGATGTTAATCTCTACTATCTTTTCAGTCGTTTTTTGCTTTAGCGGTCTATTTATTAGCTTTTATTTTAACCTAACAGGCGGAGCTAGCATAATCTTAGTTGCTTCACTTTGCTTTTTTGCATTTTGTTTTAAATTTAAAAGCTTACGTCAGTAGCCATTCTTAACTGATAAAGCGTCCAAAAGACGAAGCAAATGGCTGTGAGATAGACACTAAAAAATAGAGCCAGCCATATAAATTTTATCTCAAGATCAAAATAGAAGACTACCGCGTAAAAAAGTGATCCTTGAAGTACGAATTGCCTAAATCCATTTAGCAAAAAGATGGCCACTGGGCGTTTTATGGCCTGAAGAGTGCTGCCTGAGACATTTATCGTGCCATAAGCTACGTAAGCAAGAGAATTTATACCAAGATAAAGCCCTGCTATCTCCAAAACTGCCGGCGTATCATCAAAAATTCTTATCATATCTTCACCAAAAAATCTAATAAAAACACAAGCAAATGTACAATAAATAAGTAAAAAAAGAAGCGAAATTTTATAGCATTGTTTAGCTCTTTTAAAATTTTTAGCGCCATAGTTTCTTGAAACGATACTTAAAACTGCTGCGGCCATACCAATGGTCGGCAATACCAAAATTTGCTCTATCCTTAAAGCTATACCGTACCCCGCTACGGCATTTACGCCATAGTAGCTTATAAATTTTAAAAGCACAAGTGAGCCAAGCGACATTGATAGATAGTTCAAACAAGCCGGTAAAGCTTGCTTTGTAATCTTTGCCCAAATACTAAAATTTGGCACAAAATAGCTTAAATTTCTTGGCTCGATCATCTTAGCTTTTTTAACTTTTACAAAAA harbors:
- a CDS encoding OmpP1/FadL family transporter, whose product is MKKVLLSIIATSTLLNAGGYKVPEQSADSLGLAASNVAFSFGADAAYFNPANMMFLDGRHHIESTLGWFHINKLEFKSDSGKSYKSEKFDSLAGTFSFVTPEIYENWKFGLALAVPAAVGVSWEDPATAFTAKRFKLQVVELNPTVAYRINDKLAVALGARGVYTKGKIASDFGRIGYREIKGDGMGYGYNVALTYRPIEDLSFAVTYRSNVNLDIKGHTDADFNGALSPISYHGKTKVEIPLPAQLVLATGYKFSDFTLLLAFERTYWSKFKGYDFEYMDKGPAHSHPAFARFMDDPVIKNAKDTNTYRLGLAYDVNEKFRLMAGFAYDEDITSSKHTGLELPNTTSKVYSFGVNYKFTPNLEMALGYVYQHRDKKRATGITNSIATKMSGEFDTGTIQILGTTFKYTF
- a CDS encoding manganese efflux pump MntP family protein produces the protein MELLLLSFALSMDSAALNMANGARYKNLVLSKILFIAFMLGFFQFLMPLLGYFLGISFAKFISSIDHFIAFFILCFLGFKMLKEACSSEAGESLGMDLKTIFIGAFATSIDALAIGVTLSFEAVNVFESALIIGVVCFALSLIAFYIGKFMGEILKKKALFLGGAILIFLGFKILITHLIESGTVQ
- a CDS encoding acyl-CoA thioesterase, with protein sequence MKDFIYKVIIPPQAIDMHGHMNNVYYFTLMQEAAFAHSAAVGDTVEAQYKRGEIWLIRKNEAKYIKSVKLMDEIEIHTYTQAEGKATSCRYFEFKKDDELIATGKTEFVYVDLKTNRPKAIPAEIIALYS
- a CDS encoding class I SAM-dependent methyltransferase yields the protein MQNLWDKKASNYQRFDGKVSAIQQQIFAKALAWGVDFSGKEILDIGCGTGVWTIFLSKTAKNITGIDSSEKMIEILNEDAKRFGVTNLTSEVCSWREFKPTKRFDIAICTMSPAIASDEDFLKFQNCAKQKLYLGWDKPRSSDLLEPFFEKFGRTLSQKNIVNRLEAWLNEQSIAYKSEILNETRIARRSVQEAAENICWHLEINGAKNYDEKVVLAMLKERFDGEFIDEKIESQMKLFVF
- the nfo gene encoding deoxyribonuclease IV yields the protein MRYIGAHVSAAGGVFNAPLNAAKIGANAFALFTKNQRQWNAKELSASEIEQFKENLKISGISTKHVLPHSSYLINLGHPDEEARAKSLEVFVDEIDRASKLGLELLNFHPGSHLKQISEKECLDNIANCMNVALKRTSGVKLVIENTAAQGSNLGFSFKQIAYLIERVDDESRVGVCFDTCHAFAAGYDLRSKEAYAKTMGEFDAIIGYKFLSGMHLNDAKFGLGSKKDRHESLGKGELGFSAFKNIINDDKIGEIPLILETIDESIWEDEIKILRNFEKEKL
- a CDS encoding DUF4197 domain-containing protein; protein product: MKRSLVILFGALALNLQAASMDDMINKGVKIATHASSGDYKSLVSEALNAAVSELSKEGFTNNATAKIPLPKSLEMASNLAKKVGGEKWAQDLSKSINNAATTAVPKAAEIFSESIKNMSEADIKKLFNGGSDSVTKYLQQSSSQKLKAAFTPIIEKMMSDNSFATAYNGLNSFIGGSAKNNETIKSVKSLAKNLGASEYVPYDGEDLNAYITRKTLDGLFNVMSEKEKGLRSGFSLDSGKKVLDSIFK
- a CDS encoding Fur family transcriptional regulator, producing MNARNFLEEHSIKATTFRIKLVEILQNAKTPLSYDEILESLNANKTTFYRSIEIFEKKGLVIKTENNHKSYYELANEAKAYFICDVCHKVTNIDMPHLNVAKNIKSAVIKGVCDECDHE
- a CDS encoding fatty acid--CoA ligase, whose amino-acid sequence is MRYSYNNFYEILTKVAKENPNQVVLFEEKEKLKYRELKQNVDKVAAYLQLAGVKFGDKVAMAVTNSKEFIISYLAITAIGGIAVPMNTFLKANEFEYIINDCGAKVLFASSSLAKELIALNELEILRKIIWIGAIPKKLQSASKDEYIDTDEEYGESAYLTSTPQISKEDMSKGYENNGLVKNINFTETLNHKYALSITKYPAIDDLMHIIYTSGTTGKPKGAMISYKNIFSNLIGAHDRFIVKKSDRFIVFLPMFHSFTLTAMVLLPIFASASMVLVKSVFPFSNVLKQTLLKRVTVFLGIPAIYTAIGKAKIPWYFRWFNRIRLFVSGAAPLAKQTIDDFRVKFPRATLVEGYGLSECSPVVAANLYDKQKLLSIGPVLDGYEVKIVNDEMMELPVGQIGEIIVKGDCVMQGYYGMPSITDETIINGWLKTGDLGKVDEEGFIYIVDRKKDLIISKGINIYPREIEEVIYKLEAVEATAVIGVKDVHADEEVVAFIQVKEGMDLDEKTVREHLKKNLANFKIPKSIYFAEELPRNATGKVLKRVLKEQIEQMKDKF
- a CDS encoding DMT family transporter, which gives rise to MRNLTAQNKADIALIVIAVVWGATFLPMANALKTNGVFVMLFCRFFISAIFMGLIAFKFSKIFDKKSVVYGTILGVVLFGSFVAQTYALKLTFSSSVAFITGLECVIVPFMTALIFKNKITIFAIFGALIAIFGLWLLSGATLALGSGEALALLCAIFYALYTSLNGHFVRKCELYLLVFVVFLTVSLLSFVFAFIEGSVAPNYDREFFIAIFITAFIGTIFCYFVQTIAQRYTTASKAALFFCLEPVSAGFIGYFFAGEKLTLIQIFGAILIIFGVIFSEFGKKFFSRSKLA